From Campylobacteraceae bacterium, the proteins below share one genomic window:
- the folP gene encoding dihydropteroate synthase: MFKKTKIMGVINANEDSFFTGSRFNGLKAVEKIYNMIDDGADIIDIGAVSSRPGSKLVSKEEEFLRLKELISLIKTHKLYDLIEFSLDSYTPLVLKHALDAGFTIINDITALSNDEVCTLAASYNATVVLMHMQNSPLTMQIKPEYKNVTNDIELFFKERIKKAKSFGIKNLILDVGIGFGKTLEHNITLINNLKQFSIFPYEILIAASRKSMINDIVPTEVKDRLPGTLTIHLEAIRNGASIVRTHDVKEHFQAIRVYEALKSASLN, translated from the coding sequence ATGTTTAAAAAAACAAAAATTATGGGAGTTATTAATGCAAATGAAGACTCTTTTTTTACAGGTTCCAGATTTAATGGACTAAAAGCAGTAGAGAAAATATACAATATGATTGATGATGGTGCTGATATTATTGACATTGGGGCTGTTTCTTCTAGGCCTGGTTCAAAATTGGTTTCAAAAGAAGAAGAATTTCTTAGATTAAAAGAACTTATTTCTTTGATAAAAACGCATAAATTGTATGACTTAATTGAATTTTCACTTGATTCTTATACGCCTTTGGTATTAAAACATGCCCTAGATGCTGGTTTTACTATTATTAATGATATAACAGCCTTATCAAATGATGAAGTTTGTACCTTGGCAGCTTCTTACAACGCAACAGTTGTATTAATGCATATGCAAAACTCTCCTTTAACCATGCAAATTAAACCAGAATATAAAAATGTTACAAATGATATTGAGCTTTTTTTTAAAGAAAGAATAAAGAAAGCAAAATCTTTTGGGATTAAAAATTTAATATTAGATGTAGGTATTGGTTTTGGAAAAACGTTGGAGCATAATATTACTTTAATTAATAACTTAAAACAATTTTCAATTTTTCCTTATGAAATATTAATTGCAGCAAGTAGAAAATCAATGATCAATGATATTGTGCCCACAGAAGTTAAAGATAGGCTCCCTGGGACCTTAACTATTCATTTAGAAGCCATACGTAATGGTGCAAGTATTGTACGTACTCATGACGTTAAAGAGCATTTTCAAGCAATCAGAGTGTACGAAGCACTAAAAAGTGCTTCTTTAAATTAA
- a CDS encoding prephenate dehydrogenase produces the protein MNIGIIGLGLMGGSIAKALKKYNIAKKVYGYAHNEKTKKEITELALVDDLLNIEELKEKSDVIILAIPVDSIIKMMPLLEGISKNTTIIDMGSTKEIITKNIPASIRENFVAAHPMTGNEKNGPSAAMHELYEGKTIVFCDLEKNTNIHVNKAFKIFQAIGMRIIVMDAKEHDVHACFMSHLPHLISFSLANTVMSKEDPKSIIALAAGGFKDMSRIAKSSPDMWTDIFRQNKENLLESIDMFELHMKKVKRMLESDDYEDLKDWMKKANTLHEIL, from the coding sequence GTGAATATTGGAATAATTGGCTTAGGTTTAATGGGAGGATCCATTGCAAAAGCACTAAAAAAATATAATATTGCTAAGAAAGTCTATGGTTATGCTCACAATGAAAAAACCAAAAAAGAAATAACAGAACTCGCATTGGTTGATGATTTATTAAATATAGAAGAATTAAAAGAAAAATCTGATGTTATTATTTTGGCAATTCCTGTTGATTCAATCATAAAAATGATGCCTTTATTAGAAGGGATCTCAAAAAATACAACGATTATAGACATGGGCTCAACAAAAGAAATTATTACAAAAAATATTCCTGCATCAATAAGAGAAAATTTTGTAGCAGCTCATCCGATGACAGGAAATGAGAAAAATGGTCCAAGTGCTGCTATGCATGAATTATATGAAGGAAAAACAATTGTTTTTTGTGATTTAGAAAAAAATACCAATATTCATGTAAATAAAGCCTTTAAAATTTTCCAAGCCATTGGTATGAGAATTATTGTTATGGATGCTAAAGAACATGATGTCCATGCTTGTTTTATGTCGCATTTACCCCATCTTATTTCTTTTTCACTAGCAAATACTGTTATGTCAAAAGAAGACCCAAAATCAATTATAGCCCTTGCTGCTGGTGGATTTAAAGATATGAGTCGTATTGCCAAATCGTCTCCTGATATGTGGACGGATATTTTTAGACAAAATAAAGAGAATTTATTAGAATCCATTGATATGTTTGAACTTCATATGAAAAAAGTAAAAAGAATGCTTGAAAGTGATGATTATGAGGATTTAAAAGATTGGATGAAAAAAGCCAATACTTTACATGAAATACTTTAA
- a CDS encoding DNA polymerase III subunit delta' yields MIIDSSYIYIVNDIDEMLEIVSSSLSKHNTRIIRNIEKDDFLLQQANLVIKEAYIASNERKTIILCGNTFRKEAQNALLKILEEPPRNIVFIIITTSKSSLLPTILSRMPHKFLKKSIKRQKCDLDVLNLDLKTLYSFLKKEQKITKNDAKILVEDVLFQLQKEKILLSSKELEVFSKALKLLELNSRPISIITALLLTLVQRKIT; encoded by the coding sequence ATGATTATTGATTCTTCTTATATATATATTGTTAATGACATAGATGAAATGCTGGAAATAGTTTCATCTTCTTTATCTAAACACAATACTCGTATTATTAGAAATATAGAAAAAGATGATTTTTTATTGCAGCAAGCCAATTTAGTAATTAAAGAAGCTTATATTGCAAGTAATGAAAGAAAAACAATTATTTTATGTGGAAATACTTTTAGAAAAGAAGCGCAAAATGCTTTGCTCAAGATTTTAGAAGAACCTCCACGAAATATTGTATTCATAATAATTACCACGTCAAAGTCTTCTTTATTACCAACCATTCTTTCAAGAATGCCGCATAAATTTCTTAAAAAAAGTATAAAAAGACAAAAATGTGATTTAGATGTTTTGAACTTAGATTTAAAAACGCTTTATTCTTTTTTAAAAAAAGAGCAAAAAATAACAAAAAATGATGCAAAGATTCTTGTTGAAGATGTTTTATTTCAATTGCAAAAAGAGAAAATACTTCTTTCTTCAAAAGAATTGGAAGTATTTTCGAAAGCACTCAAATTACTCGAGCTAAATTCTCGCCCTATTTCCATAATTACTGCCTTATTATTAACCCTCGTTCAAAGAAAAATTACCTAA